The Burkholderia pyrrocinia genome has a segment encoding these proteins:
- a CDS encoding YaiI/YqxD family protein, with product MQVLVDADACPAVIKDMLFRAARRAEICVTLVANQFLRTPPSPFIKAVQVPAGFDVADARIVELAEAGDLVITADIPLAAAVLDKGAHALDPRGNWFSRENIEERLSTRAMMDQLRSAGIDTGGPAPFSARDGKTFASQLDRFLARHGKP from the coding sequence ATGCAAGTACTGGTCGATGCCGACGCGTGTCCCGCCGTCATCAAGGACATGCTGTTTCGCGCCGCGCGTCGTGCCGAAATCTGCGTGACGCTGGTCGCGAACCAGTTTTTGCGCACGCCGCCGTCGCCGTTCATCAAGGCGGTGCAGGTGCCGGCCGGCTTCGACGTCGCTGACGCGCGCATCGTCGAGCTGGCCGAGGCCGGCGACCTCGTGATCACCGCCGACATCCCGCTGGCCGCCGCCGTCCTCGACAAGGGCGCGCACGCGCTCGACCCGCGCGGCAACTGGTTCAGCCGCGAGAACATCGAGGAACGCCTGTCGACGCGCGCGATGATGGATCAGTTGCGCAGCGCCGGCATCGACACGGGCGGGCCGGCGCCGTTCAGCGCGCGCGACGGCAAGACGTTTGCGTCGCAGCTCGACCGGTTCCTGGCGCGACACGGCAAGCCGTAA
- the cobA gene encoding uroporphyrinogen-III C-methyltransferase, protein MCRPPSPFHCLDTVRAVPRAMSRAWLIGAGPGAADLLTLRAVRAIGAADVLLVDDLVNPDVLRHARADAHIEHVGKRGGHASTPQEAIVAAMLAHLRAGRSVARLKGGDPFVFGRGGEELAALGAAGFPVEVVNGITAGIAAPAALGIPVTQRGDAQGVIFVTGHGAGADEPDWRALAATRMTIVIYMGIRRLDAIAAALRNGGLPGDTPCAAIENATRPEQRHVLATLDTVVERVGATGIGSPAIVVIGRVAALADDPAIRAALGGGA, encoded by the coding sequence ATGTGCCGCCCGCCTTCCCCTTTCCACTGTCTCGACACGGTGCGCGCCGTGCCGCGCGCGATGAGCCGCGCGTGGCTCATCGGCGCCGGTCCCGGCGCCGCCGACCTGTTGACGCTCCGGGCCGTGCGCGCGATCGGCGCGGCGGACGTGCTGCTCGTCGACGATCTCGTGAACCCCGACGTGCTGCGACATGCGCGCGCCGACGCGCACATCGAGCATGTCGGCAAGCGCGGCGGTCATGCGTCGACGCCGCAGGAAGCGATCGTCGCCGCGATGCTCGCGCACCTGCGCGCCGGCCGCAGCGTCGCGAGGCTCAAGGGCGGCGATCCGTTCGTGTTCGGCCGCGGCGGCGAGGAACTGGCCGCGCTCGGCGCGGCCGGTTTTCCGGTCGAGGTCGTGAACGGCATCACCGCGGGCATCGCCGCACCGGCCGCGCTCGGCATTCCGGTGACGCAGCGCGGCGACGCGCAGGGCGTGATCTTCGTCACGGGCCACGGCGCGGGCGCCGACGAACCCGACTGGCGCGCGCTGGCGGCCACGCGCATGACGATCGTGATCTACATGGGCATCCGCCGGCTCGATGCGATCGCGGCGGCGCTGCGTAACGGCGGCCTGCCCGGCGATACGCCGTGCGCGGCGATCGAGAACGCGACGCGCCCCGAACAGCGGCACGTGCTCGCGACGCTCGACACCGTCGTCGAACGCGTCGGCGCGACCGGCATCGGTTCGCCGGCGATCGTCGTGATCGGCCGCGTCGCGGCGCTGGCCGACGATCCCGCGATACGCGCGGCGCTCGGCGGCGGTGCATGA
- the cobW gene encoding cobalamin biosynthesis protein CobW, translated as MTLRKLPVTIVTGFLGSGKTTLMRHILQHAEGRRIAVIVNEFGELGIDGEILKGCGIGCDDAQDEAAGQLYELANGCLCCTVQEEFYPVMEALVERRADIDHVLIETSGLALPKPLVQAFNWPTIRNSFTVDAVVTVVDGPAAASGQFAENPQAVDAQRRADPNLDHESPLHELFADQLSSADLVIVNKADLVGDAQFAQIETAIRDEIPPQVKIVRATRGELDLAMLLGLESASEETIHLRHDHHGSADDGDHDHHHDDFDSVVVSGDAGSREATIAALQRVVEAHTIYRAKGFAALPGAPMRLVIQGVGRRFDSYFDRRWQDGETRASRFVLIGEDLDAAALQRAFDAACAAEPQQA; from the coding sequence ATGACCCTACGCAAGCTGCCCGTCACGATCGTCACGGGCTTTCTCGGCAGCGGCAAGACGACGCTGATGCGCCACATCCTGCAGCACGCCGAAGGCCGCCGCATCGCGGTGATCGTCAACGAATTCGGCGAGCTCGGCATCGACGGCGAAATCCTCAAGGGCTGCGGCATCGGCTGCGACGACGCGCAGGACGAAGCGGCGGGCCAGCTTTACGAACTCGCGAACGGCTGCCTGTGCTGCACCGTGCAGGAAGAGTTCTATCCGGTGATGGAAGCGCTCGTCGAGCGCCGTGCGGACATCGACCACGTGCTGATCGAGACATCGGGGCTCGCGCTGCCGAAGCCGCTCGTGCAGGCGTTCAACTGGCCGACGATCCGTAACAGCTTCACGGTCGACGCGGTCGTGACCGTCGTCGACGGGCCGGCCGCCGCGAGCGGCCAGTTCGCGGAAAACCCGCAGGCCGTCGACGCGCAGCGCCGTGCCGACCCGAACCTCGACCACGAATCGCCGCTGCACGAACTGTTCGCCGACCAACTGTCGTCCGCCGATCTCGTGATCGTGAACAAGGCCGATCTCGTCGGCGACGCGCAGTTCGCGCAGATCGAAACCGCGATCCGCGACGAGATCCCGCCGCAGGTGAAGATCGTGCGTGCGACGCGCGGCGAGCTCGACCTCGCAATGCTGCTCGGCCTCGAATCGGCGTCGGAGGAAACGATCCACCTGCGCCACGACCATCACGGCTCGGCCGACGACGGCGATCACGACCACCATCACGACGACTTCGACTCGGTGGTCGTGTCGGGCGACGCGGGCTCGCGCGAAGCGACGATCGCCGCGCTGCAGCGTGTCGTCGAAGCGCACACGATCTACCGCGCGAAAGGCTTCGCCGCGCTGCCCGGCGCGCCGATGCGGCTCGTGATCCAGGGCGTCGGCCGCCGCTTCGACAGCTACTTCGACCGTCGCTGGCAGGACGGCGAAACGCGCGCGAGCCGCTTCGTGCTGATCGGCGAGGATCTCGACGCGGCCGCGCTGCAACGCGCGTTCGACGCCGCGTGCGCGGCCGAGCCGCAACAGGCGTAA
- the cobO gene encoding cob(I)yrinic acid a,c-diamide adenosyltransferase: MKTDSESHQRMAERRRAGHEKKQAAATHEKGLLIVHTGNGKGKSTAAFGMAVRVLGHGMRLGVVQFIKGALHTSERDFLGAVAECDFVTMGDGYTWNTQNRDADIATARKGWDEARRMIESGDYRMVILDELNTVLKYEYLPLDEVLATLVARPESVHVVVTGRHAPDALIDAADLVTEMRLVKHPYKEQGVKAQRGVEF, translated from the coding sequence ATGAAGACCGATTCCGAATCCCATCAGCGGATGGCCGAGCGCCGCCGCGCCGGCCACGAGAAGAAGCAGGCCGCCGCCACCCATGAAAAAGGCCTGCTGATCGTCCACACCGGCAACGGCAAGGGCAAGAGCACGGCCGCGTTCGGCATGGCCGTGCGCGTGCTCGGCCACGGCATGCGGCTCGGCGTCGTGCAGTTCATCAAGGGCGCGCTGCACACGTCCGAGCGCGATTTCCTCGGCGCGGTCGCGGAATGCGACTTCGTGACGATGGGCGACGGCTATACGTGGAACACGCAGAACCGCGACGCCGACATCGCGACCGCGCGCAAGGGCTGGGACGAGGCGCGCCGGATGATCGAAAGCGGCGACTACCGGATGGTGATCCTCGACGAGCTGAACACCGTGCTGAAGTACGAATACCTGCCGCTCGACGAAGTGCTCGCGACGCTCGTCGCGCGTCCGGAGTCGGTGCATGTGGTCGTCACCGGGCGGCACGCGCCCGATGCGCTGATCGATGCGGCCGATCTCGTCACCGAAATGCGGCTGGTCAAGCATCCGTACAAGGAGCAAGGCGTGAAGGCGCAGCGCGGCGTGGAGTTCTGA
- the cobN gene encoding cobaltochelatase subunit CobN encodes MHLLRTTPGGFVDDTQGVVRIDQQPADIVILSSADTTLSLLASVVPKLPAGFPSVRLANVTFLRQPASVDFYVDDVLRHAKTVVIDHLGGEAYWPYGIEQAVSLASKRGQQLAMFSGDLQEDPNLVAKSTVAPELCRLWWRYLREGGVHNAEALLRSIAFHTLGFGDEPELPRPLPAAALYHPARDRASVDDWRPRWTPGAPVVAILFYRAHWQAANTAVFDALADALVQEGLNPLPIAVTSLKDVVSREVITQLCDTHGVALVLNTTAFAAGAIDAAEPDVLAGDAPVLQVILSGGNRDAWVADNQGLHARDIAMHIALPEVDGRIVTRAVSFKGLAYRCPHTEVDVVRYQPDAERIAFVAALARGWCRLRTLDNASKRIALILANYPQSEGRIGNGVGLDTPASALRVLAALRDAGYALADLPPGGDALIARLTEGVTNDAAVHALRPAFQSFALADYVAHFARLPAAVRDALNERWGPPEADPTLRHGRFTIAGWRAGNVFVGIQPSRSRDENDYASYHDADLVPPHAYLAFYFWLRDAYRIDAVIHLGKHGNLEWLPGKSVALSDACWPDLTLGPLPHLYPFIVNDPGEGSQAKRRAQAVIVDHLMPPLTRAENYGPLQDLERQVDEYYEALMVDARRAKLLRKTILATIAEHRLHDELSVSPPRDAGDEDALLTRVDAWLCELKEAQIRDGLHVFGVSPADRQRRDTLLALARFPVGDGKGARAGLIGALARDLMLGDDFDPLSADWAAPWAGPRPAILQALDASPWRHAGDTRERLERLAQQWLDGLCAAVGGNPGTDATPPGEWPHTLAVIERVRSTLMPALDACGCEEMRQLLRGLDGRFVPPGPSGSPSRGRPDVLPTGRNFYSVDTRAVPTQAAWSLGLKSAQQLIERHLQDHGDYPRAIGLSVWGTATMRTGGDDIAQAFALLGVRPKWAHGSHRVTDFEILPIEIFDRPRIDVTLRVSGFFRDAFPNLMHLFDAAVQAVAALDEPEELNPVRARIERERTKWIAQGVAPDEARRRAGWRVFGARPGSYGAGLQDLIDQRRWQSDADLADAYRQWGGHAYAQNSAGDAAPDVFGERLATIDVVVQNQDSREHDILDSNDYYQFQGGMTAAVRHLSGQQPSIYHGDHANPAAPKMRTLREEIARVIRSRVVNPKWLDGVKRHGYKGAAEMAATVDYLYGYDATARVLSDHQYALVADAYLFDDDTRAFLERHNPKALHGICERFVEAMQRGLWQQPGDYRERIEAVWLASEQLQEGGRR; translated from the coding sequence ATGCATCTGCTGCGCACCACGCCGGGCGGCTTCGTCGACGATACGCAGGGCGTCGTCCGGATCGACCAGCAACCGGCCGACATCGTGATCCTGAGTTCGGCCGACACGACGCTGTCGCTGCTCGCGAGCGTCGTGCCGAAACTGCCGGCCGGCTTCCCGAGCGTGCGGCTCGCGAACGTCACGTTCCTGCGGCAGCCGGCGTCCGTCGATTTCTATGTCGACGACGTGCTGCGCCACGCGAAGACGGTCGTGATCGATCATCTCGGCGGCGAAGCGTACTGGCCGTACGGGATCGAGCAGGCCGTGTCGCTCGCGTCGAAGCGCGGGCAGCAGCTCGCGATGTTCTCGGGCGACCTGCAGGAAGACCCGAACCTCGTCGCGAAAAGCACGGTCGCGCCCGAGCTGTGCCGGCTGTGGTGGCGCTACCTGCGCGAAGGCGGCGTGCACAACGCCGAGGCACTGCTGCGCAGCATCGCCTTCCATACGCTCGGCTTCGGCGACGAACCCGAGCTGCCGCGCCCGCTGCCGGCCGCCGCGCTGTATCACCCGGCGCGCGACCGCGCGAGCGTCGACGACTGGCGGCCGCGCTGGACGCCGGGCGCGCCGGTCGTCGCGATCCTGTTCTATCGCGCGCACTGGCAGGCCGCGAACACGGCCGTGTTCGACGCGCTGGCCGACGCGCTCGTTCAGGAAGGACTGAATCCGCTGCCGATCGCGGTGACGTCGCTGAAGGACGTGGTGAGCCGCGAGGTCATCACGCAGCTCTGCGACACGCACGGCGTCGCGCTCGTGCTGAACACGACCGCGTTCGCGGCCGGCGCGATCGATGCCGCCGAGCCGGACGTGCTCGCCGGCGACGCACCGGTGCTGCAGGTGATCCTGTCCGGCGGCAATCGCGACGCGTGGGTGGCCGACAACCAGGGCCTGCATGCGCGCGACATCGCGATGCACATCGCGCTGCCCGAGGTCGACGGGCGCATCGTCACGCGCGCGGTGAGCTTCAAGGGGCTTGCGTATCGCTGCCCGCATACCGAGGTCGACGTCGTGCGCTACCAGCCGGACGCCGAACGGATCGCGTTCGTCGCGGCGCTCGCGCGCGGCTGGTGCCGGCTGCGCACGCTCGACAACGCGAGCAAGCGCATCGCGCTGATCCTCGCGAACTATCCGCAAAGCGAAGGGCGGATCGGCAACGGCGTCGGGCTCGACACGCCGGCGTCCGCGCTGCGCGTGCTCGCGGCGCTGCGCGACGCGGGTTACGCGCTGGCCGACCTGCCGCCCGGCGGCGACGCGCTGATCGCGCGGCTCACCGAAGGCGTGACCAACGACGCGGCCGTGCATGCGCTGCGCCCGGCGTTCCAGAGTTTCGCGCTGGCCGATTACGTCGCGCATTTCGCGCGGCTGCCGGCGGCCGTGCGCGATGCGCTGAACGAACGCTGGGGCCCGCCCGAAGCCGACCCGACGCTGCGCCACGGGCGTTTCACGATCGCGGGCTGGCGCGCGGGCAACGTGTTCGTCGGGATCCAGCCGTCGCGCTCGCGCGACGAGAACGACTACGCGAGCTACCACGACGCGGATCTCGTGCCGCCGCATGCGTATCTCGCGTTCTATTTCTGGCTGCGCGATGCGTATCGCATCGACGCGGTGATCCATCTCGGCAAGCACGGCAACCTCGAATGGCTGCCGGGCAAGAGCGTCGCATTGTCCGACGCGTGCTGGCCCGACCTGACGCTCGGGCCGCTGCCGCACCTGTATCCGTTCATCGTCAACGATCCGGGCGAGGGCAGCCAGGCGAAGCGGCGCGCGCAGGCGGTGATCGTCGATCACCTGATGCCGCCGCTCACGCGCGCGGAAAACTACGGCCCGCTGCAGGATCTCGAGCGGCAGGTCGACGAATACTACGAAGCGCTGATGGTCGATGCGCGGCGCGCGAAGCTGCTGAGGAAGACGATCCTCGCGACGATCGCCGAACACCGGCTGCACGACGAACTGAGCGTATCGCCGCCGCGCGACGCGGGCGACGAGGATGCGCTGCTGACGCGCGTCGACGCATGGCTGTGCGAATTGAAGGAAGCGCAGATTCGCGACGGGCTGCATGTGTTCGGCGTGTCGCCGGCCGATCGTCAGCGGCGCGACACGCTGCTCGCGCTCGCGCGCTTTCCGGTCGGCGACGGCAAGGGTGCGCGCGCGGGGCTGATCGGCGCGCTGGCGCGCGACCTGATGCTCGGCGACGATTTCGATCCGCTGTCGGCCGACTGGGCCGCGCCGTGGGCCGGCCCGCGGCCGGCGATCCTGCAGGCGCTCGACGCGTCGCCGTGGCGTCATGCGGGCGATACGCGCGAGCGGCTCGAACGGCTCGCGCAGCAATGGCTCGACGGGCTGTGCGCAGCCGTCGGCGGCAACCCCGGCACCGACGCGACGCCGCCCGGCGAATGGCCGCATACGCTCGCGGTGATCGAACGCGTCCGCTCGACGCTGATGCCCGCGCTCGACGCATGCGGCTGCGAGGAAATGCGCCAGCTGCTGCGCGGTCTCGACGGCCGTTTCGTACCGCCGGGGCCGAGCGGCTCGCCGTCGCGCGGCCGCCCCGACGTGCTGCCGACCGGCCGCAACTTCTACTCGGTCGACACGCGCGCGGTGCCGACGCAGGCCGCGTGGTCGCTTGGCCTGAAATCCGCGCAGCAACTGATCGAGCGGCATCTGCAGGATCACGGCGACTATCCGCGCGCGATCGGCCTGTCCGTGTGGGGCACGGCGACGATGCGCACGGGCGGCGACGACATCGCGCAGGCATTCGCGCTGCTCGGCGTGCGACCGAAATGGGCGCACGGCAGCCATCGCGTGACCGACTTCGAGATCCTGCCGATCGAGATCTTCGACCGGCCGCGCATCGACGTGACGCTGCGCGTCTCGGGTTTCTTCCGCGACGCGTTCCCGAACCTGATGCACCTGTTCGACGCGGCCGTGCAGGCCGTCGCCGCACTCGACGAACCGGAGGAACTGAACCCGGTCCGCGCACGCATCGAGCGCGAACGCACGAAATGGATCGCGCAGGGCGTGGCGCCCGACGAAGCACGGCGCCGCGCCGGCTGGCGCGTGTTCGGCGCGCGGCCGGGCAGCTACGGCGCGGGCTTGCAGGACCTGATCGACCAGCGCCGCTGGCAGAGCGACGCCGATCTCGCCGATGCGTACCGCCAGTGGGGCGGCCATGCGTACGCGCAGAACAGCGCGGGCGATGCCGCACCCGACGTGTTCGGCGAGCGGCTGGCGACGATCGACGTCGTCGTGCAGAACCAGGACAGCCGCGAGCACGACATCCTCGATTCGAACGACTACTACCAGTTCCAGGGCGGGATGACGGCGGCCGTACGGCACCTGTCCGGGCAGCAGCCGAGCATCTATCACGGCGACCATGCGAACCCGGCCGCGCCGAAGATGCGTACGTTGCGCGAGGAGATCGCGCGCGTGATCCGCTCGCGCGTCGTCAACCCGAAATGGCTCGACGGCGTGAAGCGCCACGGCTACAAGGGCGCGGCCGAGATGGCCGCGACCGTCGACTACCTGTACGGCTATGACGCGACCGCGCGCGTGCTGTCCGATCACCAGTACGCGCTCGTCGCCGACGCCTACCTGTTCGACGACGACACGCGCGCGTTCCTCGAACGCCACAACCCGAAGGCGCTGCACGGCATCTGCGAGCGCTTCGTCGAGGCGATGCAGCGCGGCCTGTGGCAGCAGCCGGGCGACTATCGCGAACGGATCGAAGCGGTCTGGCTCGCGAGCGAACAACTCCAGGAAGGGGGACGGCGATGA
- a CDS encoding cobalamin biosynthesis protein: MMRVALGVGFRAGVTAAQLDAAIRAALALYPAAEPALVATLADKARARALRTLCARRGWPLVAFDAAQLASRPELAASGPSDAALARFGVAGVAEPCAQLAAPHGRLLGPKSIRDGVTVALAGPL, encoded by the coding sequence ATGATGCGCGTCGCGCTCGGCGTCGGTTTCCGTGCGGGCGTGACGGCCGCGCAACTCGATGCCGCGATCCGCGCGGCGCTGGCGCTTTACCCGGCCGCCGAACCGGCGCTCGTCGCGACGCTTGCCGACAAGGCGCGTGCCCGCGCGCTGCGCACGTTGTGCGCGCGACGCGGCTGGCCGCTCGTCGCGTTCGACGCGGCGCAACTCGCGAGCCGTCCCGAACTGGCCGCGAGCGGCCCGTCGGACGCGGCGCTCGCGCGCTTCGGCGTCGCGGGCGTGGCCGAGCCGTGCGCGCAACTCGCGGCGCCGCACGGCCGGCTGCTCGGCCCCAAATCCATCCGGGACGGCGTGACGGTCGCACTCGCCGGCCCGCTCTGA
- a CDS encoding ATP-binding protein, which translates to MTDPTMHRARAVFPFAALVAQDALQQALLLAAIDPSLGGVLVSGPRGTAKSTAARGLAELLPEGQFVTLPLSASDEQVTGTLDLAHALAENGVRFRPGLLARAHLGVLYVDEVNLLADGLVDTLLDVAASGVNIVERDGVSHAHDACFVLVGTMNPEEGELRPQLLDRFGLMVELENCFDAAQRERIVKARLAFDLDPDAFRARHASAQRELGDRIHAARARLAMLDFDDAVHARVSALCIDAAVDGLRADLVMLRAARALAALERADAVTVSHVKRVAEAVLRHRRHAGTPPSSGASQSDRERDDRNDRSPPDARQQPGDQPGATRNDTTASQGDWGYLPAEPAGLRDVKSVVPLPLKKR; encoded by the coding sequence ATGACCGATCCGACGATGCACCGCGCCCGCGCGGTCTTTCCGTTTGCGGCGCTCGTCGCGCAGGATGCGTTGCAGCAGGCGCTGCTGCTCGCCGCGATCGATCCGTCGCTCGGCGGCGTGCTGGTGAGCGGGCCGCGCGGCACCGCGAAATCGACCGCCGCGCGCGGCCTCGCGGAGCTGCTGCCCGAAGGGCAGTTCGTCACGCTGCCGCTGTCGGCGAGCGACGAACAGGTGACGGGCACGCTCGATCTCGCGCATGCGCTGGCCGAGAACGGCGTACGCTTCCGGCCGGGCCTGCTGGCTCGCGCGCATCTCGGCGTGCTGTATGTCGACGAAGTGAACCTGCTCGCCGACGGGCTCGTCGATACGCTGCTCGACGTCGCCGCGAGCGGCGTGAACATCGTCGAGCGCGATGGCGTATCGCACGCGCACGATGCCTGCTTCGTGCTGGTCGGCACGATGAATCCCGAGGAAGGCGAGCTGCGGCCGCAGTTGCTCGACCGTTTCGGGTTGATGGTCGAGCTCGAGAACTGCTTCGATGCCGCGCAGCGCGAGCGGATCGTGAAGGCGCGGCTTGCATTCGATCTCGATCCCGATGCGTTCCGCGCACGTCATGCATCCGCGCAGCGCGAACTCGGCGACCGGATTCATGCGGCGCGAGCGCGGTTGGCGATGCTCGATTTCGACGATGCGGTTCATGCGCGCGTCAGCGCGCTGTGCATCGATGCGGCAGTCGACGGGTTGCGCGCCGATCTCGTGATGCTGCGCGCCGCGCGCGCGCTCGCCGCGCTGGAACGGGCCGATGCGGTGACGGTGTCGCACGTGAAACGCGTGGCCGAAGCGGTGCTGCGGCATCGGCGCCATGCGGGTACGCCGCCATCGTCGGGAGCGTCGCAGTCGGACCGCGAACGTGACGATCGCAACGATCGCTCGCCGCCGGATGCGCGCCAGCAGCCCGGTGACCAACCGGGAGCGACAAGGAACGACACCACGGCATCGCAGGGCGACTGGGGCTACCTGCCGGCCGAACCCGCCGGGCTGCGCGACGTGAAAAGCGTGGTGCCGCTGCCGCTAAAAAAACGCTGA
- a CDS encoding HoxN/HupN/NixA family nickel/cobalt transporter: protein MLDSLSRLFNDSPSGLRGKIVAIYSLLIAFNVGAWIWAFIAFHGQPVLLGTALLAYVFGLRHAVDADHIAAIDNVTRKLMQEGRSPLGAGLFFSLGHSTVVIVMSVVVALTAASLARFESMKAWGGVISTSVSAFFLLVLAIANLLILISVYRTFRAARRGEPIVDADLDLLLNQRGVLARLFRPLFRLVSRSWHLYPVGFLFGFGFDTATEIALFGISAAQVQGGLSFWSVMALPMLFTAGMTLVDTTDGILMMGAYRWAYVRPIRKIYYNMTITFVSVLVAALIGGIEVLALLADKLSLQGPVWDFASMVASHFGMLGYVVIGLFLACWLVSALIYRLKRYDEIDVTISA, encoded by the coding sequence ATGCTCGACTCGCTTTCCCGCCTGTTCAACGACAGCCCGTCCGGGCTGCGCGGCAAGATCGTCGCGATCTATTCGTTGTTGATCGCGTTCAACGTCGGCGCGTGGATCTGGGCGTTCATCGCGTTCCACGGCCAGCCCGTGCTGCTCGGCACCGCGCTGCTCGCGTACGTGTTCGGGCTGCGCCATGCGGTCGACGCCGACCACATCGCGGCCATCGACAACGTCACGCGCAAGCTGATGCAGGAGGGCCGCAGCCCGCTCGGCGCCGGCCTGTTCTTCTCGCTCGGCCACTCGACGGTCGTGATCGTGATGTCGGTCGTGGTCGCGCTCACGGCCGCGTCGCTCGCGCGCTTCGAGAGCATGAAAGCGTGGGGCGGCGTGATCAGCACGAGCGTGTCGGCGTTCTTCCTGCTGGTGCTCGCGATCGCGAACCTGCTGATCCTGATTTCCGTCTACCGGACGTTTCGCGCCGCGCGGCGCGGCGAGCCGATCGTCGACGCCGATCTCGACCTGCTGCTGAACCAGCGCGGCGTGCTCGCGCGCCTGTTCCGTCCGTTGTTCCGGCTCGTGTCGCGCAGCTGGCACCTGTATCCGGTCGGGTTCCTGTTCGGCTTCGGCTTCGATACGGCGACCGAGATCGCGCTGTTCGGCATCTCGGCGGCGCAGGTGCAGGGCGGCCTGTCGTTCTGGTCCGTGATGGCGCTGCCGATGCTGTTCACCGCCGGCATGACGCTGGTCGACACGACCGACGGCATCCTGATGATGGGCGCGTATCGCTGGGCGTACGTGCGGCCGATCCGCAAGATCTACTACAACATGACGATCACCTTCGTGTCGGTGCTGGTCGCCGCGCTGATCGGCGGCATCGAGGTGCTCGCGCTGCTCGCGGACAAGCTGTCGCTGCAGGGCCCGGTGTGGGACTTCGCGTCGATGGTGGCGTCGCACTTCGGCATGCTCGGCTATGTCGTGATCGGCCTGTTCCTCGCATGCTGGCTCGTGTCGGCCCTGATCTACCGGTTAAAGCGCTACGACGAGATCGACGTGACGATCTCTGCCTGA
- a CDS encoding vWA domain-containing protein has product MPGTARAGTAVAWPATLAAKRGDSLHHGHLRFRKRVGTPHVLHCFVLDCSASMLSHDRLALAKGLIVAYFDRAARDRAETALICFGGNGAARRFGPAVPRWWNARWLEPVDGGGGTPLADGIAAAANLLARDARRTPDKQRWLWVLSDGRTREMPVKPAAADHVVFVDFDDAAVRIGQGARLAAAWGAQWVMADALCTDLAG; this is encoded by the coding sequence GTGCCGGGCACGGCACGTGCCGGTACGGCCGTTGCGTGGCCGGCGACGCTCGCCGCGAAACGCGGCGATTCGCTGCACCACGGCCATCTGCGCTTCCGGAAACGGGTCGGCACGCCACATGTGCTGCATTGCTTCGTGCTCGACTGTTCGGCGTCGATGCTGTCGCACGACCGGCTCGCGCTGGCGAAGGGGCTGATCGTCGCGTATTTCGATCGCGCGGCGCGCGACCGCGCCGAAACCGCGCTGATCTGCTTCGGCGGCAACGGTGCCGCGCGGCGCTTCGGCCCGGCCGTGCCGCGCTGGTGGAACGCGCGCTGGCTCGAACCGGTCGACGGCGGCGGCGGCACGCCGCTTGCCGACGGCATCGCGGCTGCCGCGAACCTGCTCGCGCGCGATGCGCGGCGCACGCCCGACAAGCAGCGCTGGCTGTGGGTGCTGTCCGACGGGCGCACGCGCGAAATGCCGGTGAAACCCGCGGCGGCCGATCACGTCGTGTTCGTCGACTTCGACGACGCGGCCGTGCGGATCGGGCAGGGCGCACGGCTTGCCGCTGCGTGGGGCGCGCAGTGGGTGATGGCCGACGCGCTTTGCACGGACCTCGCAGGCTGA
- a CDS encoding DUF1993 domain-containing protein, which produces MSPTQLLVPTFTQMLRAQSAWLDKAVAHRQAAGDEPDAAMTLKLAADMYPLAAQVRFSCFQAMEPVYRLRGEPLPAALLALREAGWNADAQPGSLSDAQAIIASTLAFLGELAPDALDGGAAGPIALEFPNVIAFDMTGEQYARDWALPQFYFHAIAAYAILRHHGVELGKADYVPHMLAYVRPGTIPQG; this is translated from the coding sequence GTGTCACCGACTCAACTTCTCGTTCCGACGTTTACCCAGATGCTGCGTGCGCAGTCCGCGTGGCTCGACAAGGCTGTCGCGCACCGGCAGGCCGCGGGCGACGAGCCCGATGCGGCGATGACGCTAAAGCTGGCGGCCGACATGTATCCGCTCGCCGCACAGGTACGCTTCTCGTGTTTCCAGGCGATGGAGCCGGTCTACCGGCTGCGCGGCGAGCCGCTGCCGGCTGCGCTGCTGGCATTGCGCGAAGCCGGATGGAATGCGGATGCGCAGCCCGGCTCGCTGAGCGATGCGCAGGCGATCATCGCGAGCACGCTCGCGTTTCTCGGTGAACTCGCACCGGATGCGCTCGATGGCGGCGCCGCGGGGCCGATCGCGCTCGAATTCCCGAACGTAATCGCGTTCGACATGACAGGCGAACAATACGCGCGCGACTGGGCGCTGCCGCAGTTCTACTTCCACGCGATCGCCGCGTACGCGATCCTGCGCCATCACGGCGTCGAACTCGGCAAGGCCGACTACGTGCCGCACATGCTCGCGTACGTGCGGCCCGGCACGATTCCGCAAGGGTGA